TGCAAGAAGGAGTATGATGATACGGCTACGCTGATCTATACTTCGGGAACTACCGGAACGCCAAAAGGAGTTATGCTTACCCACGGAAATTTTATTAAAGCTTTTGATTCTCATTTTGAATTCTTTAAATTTAAAAACTTTGAGGAAGAGCTGTCTTTGGCATTTCTTCCGCTGAGCCACGTTTTTGAGAGAAGCTGGAGTTTACTTTGTCTGTATGGAGGGGCAAGAGTGTATTTTCTTGAAGACCCAAAGAATATAGCAAAAGCACTGGAAGAAGTAAAACCGACGATGATGTGTGCAGTGCCGCGGTTCTTCCAGAAAGTATATGCCGGGGTGCTGGAAAAGGCAGAAGAAGGCGCTTCAATGAAAAAGAAAATTTTCGACTGGGCCCTGAAAACAGGATGGCAGACCGCTGAATTGAGAAGAAATGAAAAACCAATTCCTTTTGGATTAAAACTGAAAGAGTCAGTGGCTGATGCTTTGGTTTTCAGTAAAATCAAGGAGAAAATGGGTGGAAGACTTTGGTTTCTGCCATGCGGAGGAGCATCGCTTTCACCGGAAGTTACAAAATTCTTTGAATCAGTAGGTATTCACGTGACGGTAGGATACGGATTGACTGAAACCACAGCAACCCTGACGCTTTTCCCTTTAACCCATTTTGAACATGCCACCAGCGGAAAACCGCTTCCGGGAGTGGAGATCCGTATCGGAGAAAGTGATGAGATTCAGGCAAAAGGAAACGGGATCATGAAAGGCTATTACAATAAGCCGGAAGAAACACAGAAAGTATTTACAGAAGACGGATGGTTTAAAACCGGGGATGCCGGGAAATTTGATGAAAAAGGGAACCTGATCATTACAGACAGGATCAAAGACTTGATGAAAACATCAAACGGTAAATACATCGCTCCGCAGCAGATTGAAAACCTTCTGACGAACAATAATTTTATCCAGCAGATCATGCTGGTTGCAGAAGGAAGACAATTTGTTTCCGCCCTGATTGTTCCGAATTTTGAATTCCTTCAGGATTATATGAAGAAAAACAATATTCCGTTCAGCAGCTGGGAGGAAGCAGTGAAAAATGATAAAATCAACAGCCTTTATAAAGAAAAGCTTAAAGAATTGCAAAGTCATCTGGCGGATTTCGAAAAGGTGAAAAAATTTACTTTAATGCCGGCAGAATTTGACATCAATACCGGAGAAATTACTCCTACCCTAAAAGTCAAAAGAAATGTAGTGCTTAAAAAATACGCAGATATTATAGAAAAAATGTATTAATAATAAAACAGGCGGAGTCCTAAAGAGTAAATGTAAAAGCTAAAAATTTTAATTTTTATAACTTAAGTGACCTTAGATATACAGTTCGCTGGTAACTTAAAAAACTTAAGTGTTAAAAAAGCTTTTTAAGATAACAATGTTTTATCATTTAAATCAGATTATGACAACACAAGAATTTCTGGGAAAACAGGATTTTACCATACATACACAAACGGTTTCAGAGAGCTGCCCGTCCAATATTGCCCTGATCAAGTACTGGGGGAAATACGAGAATCAAATACCGGCTAATCCCAGTATCAGTTATACATTGAATCATTGTAAGACCAATACTTCAATGGAATTTCAGGCAGGTGAGCCTTTCTCTGTACAGACCTTTCTGGCGGGAAATGAAGAACTGAAATTTGCAGAAAAAATAGAAAAATATTTCAGGAATATTGAACAGTATCTTCCATGGATTCTGAAAGGAAAATACATCATCAGAACAGAAAATACATTTCCTCACAGTTCAGGAATTGCGAGTTCTGCTTCAGGATTCGGAGCGATTGCAAAATGTCTGATGAAGTTGGATGAAACTTTTTCCGGAGCATTTTCTGAAGAAGAATCTTTGAAAAAAGCTTCTTTTCTGGCTCGTTTAGGAAGTGGAAGTGCCTGCCGAAGCCTGTATAACGGACTTGTTGTATGGGGAACTTCTGATGAGGTAAACGGAAGCTCGGATCTGTTTGCTGTAAAATACCCGGATAGTGATATTCATGACACATTTAAAAACTTCAACGACTGGGTTCTGTTGATCCATGAAGGGCAGAAGAGTGTTTCTTCAACAGTAGGACATGGGCTGATGAAAACCAACCCTTACGCTGAAAGAAGATTTCAGGAAGCCAGAGAAAACTTTGTTCCCATGAAGGAAATCCTGAAAAGTGGAAACATGGAGCAGTTTATCAAATTGGTAGAACATGAAGCGCTTACCCTTCATGCGATGATGATGATGAGTGATCCTGCCTTTATCCTGATGAAAACCGGAACGCTTGAAGTCATCAATAAAATCTGGGATTTCAGAAGAGAAACCGGTCTGCATTTATTCTTTACACTGGATGCAGGAGCCAACGTACATCTATTATTCCCGAATGACGGCTCGGAAGAAAAGATCAAAATATTTATAGAAGAAGAACTGTTACAGCATACCCAAAAAAATGGAGTAGTGAAGGATATAATGAAGTTTTAACCGAAAAATCATAAACCCAATATTTAAAATCAGCAGAAAATCACTTTTCTGCTGATTTTTTTGAATAAAATGTGCTTAAAAAGCATGTCTTTTTGATTAATATGTCGGGAGGAATTAAACTTTCTTAATATCTTTTGAAAAATGCAGCCACCAACCTATAAGGTTTTTATTACCATGTAAACAACTGTAAACCTGTTAAATGTTTTTTCTCGCAGATTTGGCAGATGACACAGATCTTTTTCTGGGAAATCCGTGTAATCTGTGGGAACCTTTTTTTAGTAAGGGTGAGAATTATTTGCAGAAAATCTTGGATTTTGTTATGCCTTAAAAGTGTAATAACAGGCCAAAACCCTTGCGTCTTGGTGTTTTCCAACCATTAATCCTTATAAAAAGGGTGCATTCAGAAAATCATTAAAAGGCTTCATTACTTTAAATATCTTTGCCAGGTTTTTTACAGCGCTTTTATTTAAAACATCTTCATCCTTCAGAGAATATACAACGATGTAATTTTTAAGCTTTAAATATTCCGCCATTGGATCTTCCTTTTCAAATCCCTGAGGAACCTTTTTCAGTTTATCATCCTGATCCAGTTCAGGGAAATGTTTTTTAAATTCTTTATTATGGAGGATCTTCAGGAAATCTTCGCCGTATAAAGAAATTTCTTTTCGTACCTCTTTAAGAACAGATGACTCAGGCATATAGATTCCTCCGGCTAAAAAGGATTTGCCGGGTTCAAGATGAAGATAATATCCTCCTTTCTGGCTCCCTTTTCCCATTCCTAACGAAGCCCCAAAATTAGTCTTATAAGGAGCTTTGTCTTTAGAAAAACGGGTGTCTCTGTAAATACGGAACAAGGATTTTTTAGCATCAATTTTACCAAGTTCTTCATCAAATCCGGACATTTCTTTGATCAGTTCATCAAGAAAATCAACAACATTTCCCTGGGATTCGGTATAAAGGTTTTTATTTTCATTAAACCATTCGCGGTTGTTATTTTTCGTTAATTTATTTAAAAAATCAAATGTTTGGGGAGAAATGCTGACTGACATATTTTTGGATTTAATTTATCGTTGTTTTACCCAAATTTACATAAAACTATTCATATCTCAATGCTTCAGGAAGATCGGGATTGGAAGCTTTTAATACAGAATAAAACAAAGAAAATACTTTGGCGACGGTACATCATCAGAAAAACAGTATGGAAATTTTTTTTCTTTACTTTCTGGTGTTAAAACAGACGCTGAGCTGCCGGATAAGAGGTTGTTTATGCAAATATTTCAAACGCCGGAAACAAGGGAATTGAAAAGAAAAATTTGCGTTTCATGGTCCTATTTTTGAAAATTCATAAATAATCCAGAAAAAATCAATCCAATTTAATAAAAAAAATAATGTTTAACATGTTTTTAATTAAAGTCTTCTTTTTTTAGATTTAATTTTTTAAAAATTAAAAATATATTAAAAGATTCTGAATTTAAGTTTAGATATTTAAAACTTTATTCAAAAACAAATCAAATATTTATTGTATCTTTGCAAAAATTTTAAAATATTTAATGAATTTATTTACGGAGACCAATTTAAGTCCTGACATCCTTAAGGCAATTGGCGAACTGGGCTATGAGAGCCCGACAGAAATCCAAAAACAGACTATCCCTTTTATTCTTTCAGATATTCGCGATTTGATCGCACTTGCGCAGACAGGGACAGGCAAAACAGCAGCGTTTTCGCTTCCGATTTTGGATATGATTGACGATACGAGTCGCAAAATCCAATTATTGGTGCTTTGTCCGACACGGGAATTATGTCTTCAGATTTCTAAAGACATAAAAAATTACTCCAAGTACATGAAAGACATCAAAACCACAGCGGTTTACGGTGGAAGCAGTATTATGGATCAGATTCGTTCTTTAAAGGATAAACCACAGATTATTGTGGGAACTCCGGGAAGAGTAATCGACCTTATCAACAGAAAAGCACTTGATTTTTCTGCTATTCATTGGCTGGTTTTAGATGAAGCTGATGAAATGCTGTCAATGGGTTTCAAAGATGAGTTGGAAACAATTTTAAGTGAAACACCGGAAACTAAGCAGACTTTCTTATTCTCGGCTACGATGAATAAAGAAGTGGAGAGAATTTCTAAAAACTATCTTACTAATCCACACCGTATTTCTGTAGGTTCTATTAACGAGGTTAAAAAGAACATTAAGCATGAATATTATGTTGTAGGATACCGTCAGAAAAAAGAAGCTCTTAAGAGATTAATTGATGCCAACCCTAACCAGTATTCTATTCTTTTCTGCAGAACAAGAATGGAGACTCAGGAGGTTGCCGATTTCTTAATGCAGAACGGATATGCAGCAGATGCCCTTCACGGAGATCTTTCCCAGGCACAGAGAGATACAGTAATGAAGAAATTCAGACTGAAAAATATTGATATTCTTGTAGCGACAGACGTAGCAGCAAGAGGACTTGATGTAAACTCTTTAACACACGTTATCCATTATTCTTTACCAGATGATCCGGAAGTATTCGTTCACAGAAGCGGAAGAACCGGTAGAGCAGGGAAAGATGGGGTTTCTATGGCATTGATCAAGCCTGAAGAAAGCAGAAAACTGAAGCAAATTAAATCTGCAACGAAAATTGAAATCGTTGAGAAAACAATACCAACCGGTAATGATATCATCAAAGCTCAGGTAGGTGGTGTTTTTGAAAAGTTATTTACAGAACACGAAGAAGATATTTTCGAGTTTGATGACAGCTTAATTCCGGATCTGAGTGCATTCTCTAAAGAGGAATTAGTACACAAGTTATTACAGTTCCAGCTGAAAGATCTTGCTCTTTATTACAAAGATAAACATGACCTTGTTGAACAGAAACTGAGCAGCAGAGATGATGATTATTCAAGAAGAGACAGAGGACGCGATAGAGATCGTGACAGAGGAAGAGACCGTGACAGAGGAAGCAGAGATAGCAGAGACCGTGGCGGAAAACCTAGAAGAAAAGATGAAAACATGGTAAGATTCTTCTTCAACTTAGGGAAAAAAGATCACCTGAAAAAACTTGATGTATTAGATATCATCAATAAAGCTACCGCTGGAAAAAGCAAAAAAAGAGCTGAAATCGGTGACATTGAAATCCTGGAGAAATTCTCTTTCTTTGAAGTTGAAAAATCATTCAAAGACAATGTGATGAGCAATATTCCTTCAATGAAATTTAAAGGAAAAGAAATGAGAGCTGAAGTAGCAAACTAAAGCACTTTAAAATCATATAAAACCGGCCTTACAGCCGGTTTTTTTATTTGATAATCAGAGGTTAATCGAATGTTAACAAAACTTAATGTCATATTGTTTCAGGTACAATCCTTTTTTAAGAAATTTGCACACGAATTATAAATACTTAAAAATGGGAATTGGTAATATTTTCCACGCTTTTCAACCAAAAGATAAAATTTTCTTTGTACTTTTTGAAAAAGTAACTGAAAACCTAGTTGCAATGTCTGAAGACTTTAACAACGGTATCAAAGATTTCGATCTTAATGACGATACAATGTTGAAGAAAATGAGCGACTATGAACACAAAAATGATGAACTTACCCACGAGATCTTCGTTGAACTAGGAAAAAACTTCATTACACCGTTTGACCGTGAAGATATCCACACCCTGGCTACCGGTCTTGATGATATTGCCGATTATATCTACGCTTCCACCAAATACATTTTCTTATATAAATCTCCTGAGATGAAAGCGTATTCTGATTTCTCCCTGCTGATTCACAAAGCATGTCTTGAAATCCAGAACGCCATGAAGAACCTTAAAGGCTTCAAAAACATGGATCAGGTAAAAGAGGCTTGTATCAAAGTAAACTCTATCGAGAACATCGCAGACGACCTTCTTTCCAACTCAATGGTGGAGCTGTTCGAAACAAACGATGCAATCAACATTATCAAAGTTTCATCAGTACTTAATTATCTTGAGGTAGTAACTGACAAAGCGGAGGATGTTGCCAACACGATTGAGAACATCATGATTAAATACGCCTAAAAACAATATAACTGACAGAAATGGAATTTCCTATTTTACTTATAGTTATTATTGCTCTGGCGCTGATCTTTGACTACATCAACGGTTTTCACGATGCAGCCAACTCAATTGCAACTATAGTTTCTACAAAAGTTTTAACTCCATTCCAGGCGGTACTTTGGGCGGCGCTTTGGAACTTTGCAGCCTTCTTTATTGCTGCTTATATCATTGGAGAATTTAAAATTGGTAATACAATTGCCAAAACCGTCAACGAGAATTTTATCAATCTTGAAGTGATCTTTTCAGGTCTTGTGGCAGCTATTGCATGGAACCTGTTAACCTGGTGGTTCGGGATCCCTTCTTCATCGTCACATACTTTGATCGGTGGATTCCTGGGAGCAGCTCTGATGCATGCTTTCATGATGGATTACCACGATGTTGCCGCAGCACAGCCGGATCTTGGGTTATGGGGAACCATAAAAGAAGCTTTCAGCCAGGTAACTCATCAGAGTGTTGTGAAATTTGATAAAGTAATTCCTATCTTCCTGTTCATTTTCATGGCACCGATCATAGGGATGATTATCTCAATCATTATTACATTAATTATCGTTCACCTTTATAAAAGATCAAACCCGCACAAGGCAGACCAGTCTTTCAAAAGACTACAGCTGGCTTCTTCAGCACTGTTCAGTTTAGGGCACGGTCTGAATGATGCTCAGAAAGTAATGGGAATCATTGGAGCGGCATTGATTTTCTATCATGTTGAAATGCTTCACGATCCTGTATATCTTAACATACCTTCTGCAGGACGTTTCGATTATTTTGCAGAACATTACCTTTGGGTTCCTTTGGTTTCATTCCTTGCTATTGGTTTAGGTACCATGAGTGGAGGATGGAAGATCATCAAAACAATGGGAACCAAAATTACCAAAGTAACTTCACTGGAAGGGGTAAGTGCTGAAACTGCAGGAGCAATCACCTTATTCATTACAGACCACTTCGGTATTCCTGTGTCTACAACGCACACTATTACAGGTTCTATTATCGGGGTAGGGTTAACGAAGAGAATTTCTGCCGTAAGATGGGGAATCACCGTGAGCCTTCTTTGGGCTTGGGTACTTACAATCCCAATCTCTGCGATTGTTGCAGGAATAACCTATCTTTTGGTAACATTCTTGTCTTAAGATTAAAAATTAAATATCTATACAAAACTTTGTCCTTTTGGGCAAAGTTTTTTGTTTTATAAAGCCCCGAAAAATCGTATTTTTGTTCAAATTATAAGATTTTATGGAATTTTTAGACAGATACCAGCAGATCGTTGCTGATGCCATCAATAAGTATACTTTCAAAGACAAACCTGCGGAATTGTATGATCCTATGAATTATATCATTTCTCACGGTGGAAAGCGTCTTCGTCCTATTATGGTTCTGATGGCTTGCGACTTATTCGGTGGAGATCTCAAGCAGGCTGTAAAACCAGCACTGGCTATAGAATTTTTCCATAATTTCACCCTGATCCATGACGATATCATGGATGAGGCACCTTTAAGAAGGAACAAGCCTACGATTCATACTTTACACGGAATTAATGTAGGAATTCTTTCCGGAGACGGGCTGATGCTTAAAGCTTATAAATTCTTTGAAGATCTTGAACCTGAAATTTTCAAAGCCTGTATCCGGATTTTTACCCATACCGGACTTTTATTATGTGAAGGGCAGCAATATGATATCAATTTTGAAACTCAGGAAAATGTAACTTTTGATGACTATATCAGAATGATCACCTATAAAACCGGAGTTTTAAGTGCTTCTTCTTTTGAAATCGGAGCGTTGATTGCTAGAGCTAATTTTAAAGATGCCAAAGCGATTTTCAATTTCGGAAAACATATCGGTATCGCTTTCCAGATTATGGATGATTATCTTGATGTATTCGGAGATCAGGCTCAGTTTGGTAAGAAACATGCAGGAGATATTTACGAAAACAAGAAAACTGTTCTTTATCTTTTGGCAAGAGAACATGCTACAGAAGAAGAAAGAAAAGAACTGGACTATTGGTATGGCAAGAAAACCGATAATATAGACAAAGTATACGGAGTTGAAAAGATCTTCAGAAGAACTAAGGTAGATGAAAAAGCCCTTCGTCTGATTGAAAAGCACAACGAGATCGGCCAAAGCTATTTAGAGAAGATCAATATTCCTGAAGAAAAGAAAAAACCTTTCATAGAACTGGCCAATTACCTTTTAAGAAGAGAAAGCTAAAGAGAGAGAGGTAGTAGAGACAGCTTACGGGTAGCAGAGATTACCTGCAACCTATAGCCTGCAGCCTGAAATTTATACAATGAAATTCAGAACAGAAGTCAGCATCCCCGGATCAGAAAAAAAGATTGGAATTGAAGATAAGATATTTTCAATAGGGTCGTGTTTTGCCTCGGAAATGTCGGAATTGTTGCAGCAGGGACAACTTCAGACCCTTAATAATCCTTTTGGAACCATCTTCAATCCTTTTTCCATCTATAAGGAAGTGCGGGTGCTCCATGAATCTGCATTTTACGAGGAAGAAGACCTGATTACTTATAATGAGGAGTATATTTCGCTGGATCATCATACAAGTTTTGATACCCGGTATATTCATCAGACGCTGGAAAAAATCAACGGTGCTATTGAGACCGGAAATGCATTTCTTCAGGAAGCAGACTGGATTATTGTGACATACGGAACTTCATTTATTTATGAATTTATTCCTAAGAAGCAGTTAGTGGCCAACTGTCACAAGATTCCGCAGAAGTTTTTCGAAAAAAGACTGCTTTCTCATCAGGAACTCACCCATGCCATTTACAATACGATTTTAGATCTTAAAGATATCTGTAAAGAAGGAGTACAGATTCTGTTCAGTGTTTCGCCGGTGAGACATACCAAAGACGGTATGGTTGAAAACCAGTTAAGTAAATCCAAGCTGATTACGGCAATACATGAGTCTATTTCCATGTTTGAAGACTGCCATTATCTGCCGGTGTATGAAATTTTAATGGATGACCTCAGGGATTACCGTTTTTATAAAGAAGACATGATTCATCCGAGCTCCCAGGCGGTTAACTATATTTTTGAAAAATTTGGTGATTCTTATTTCTCTGAAGAAACCAGGGATTTTATCAAAGAAAACTTTAAGATCATGAAAGCTTTGGAGCATAAAACCACCGATACGAAAGATCCGAAGTTTATTGAGTTCAGGGAAAAATTGGATCAGAGAATTAATAACCAGAGAAATAAAGTTAAACATAACATATTTTAAAAAACTATGGCCGCTATTAAAAATATGGAGGGCTTAACCCATGAACAGATTAATCATGAGCTGCAGAGAGGGGCCAGGTTTGTCCATTTTCAGTATACCATTTCTATTATTATCATGACTTTTAAAAGAGGGAGTGATATTTATTTTATTAAAAGTGATGATGTTTCTGTGAAATACAGCTGGAAATATTCTTTACTGACATTTGTTTTTGGATGGTGGGGATTCCCTTTCGGACCTATTTACAGTATCTCTTCATTGTATAGCAATTTTAAGGGAGGAAAAGACATTACCCAGGAAGTTCTGAATCATTTTAGTACAGCACAAACTGTAAAGGAAGTTGTAATTTAGACGTTCACAACTGAAAAGATTAAAAAATAGTAAGATGATTGATTTCACCGGCATTGAATATCTGAAAGATGGGAATGAAAGACAGCAAAGAGCCTATGAAGTTCTTACAAAATATCAGGTTTTTCCCAAGCTGAAACCCTATTCTCCGGTGTTGGCGGGAACCGTTCCGATCGGGATTGATATTGAAAGTAGTGATCTTGATATTATCTGTGAAGTGGATCTCCGGTTTGAGGAAGATTTTCTGGATGATATCATGTTCAGTCGGTTAATTCCCCCAGATGCTGAAGTAAAGGTTGAAAACATCTTGATTAACGGAGAAAAAAGCATCGTTCTGAACTTTATGCTGGAAGAGTTTCCTATTGAAATTTTCGGTCAGAATAAACCGTCTCTGGCACAGAATGCTTACCGTCACATGATGGCTGAATACAGAATATTAAGAGATAAAGGAGAAGAATTTAAACAAAAAATAATAGAACTTAAGAAACAGGGAATCAAAACAGAGCCCGCATTCGGAATGCTGCTGGGTTTGGAAAATCCCTATAAAGATCTGTTGAAATTTTAAAATAATGATTGATACACATACTCATTTATATGCAGGAGAATTTGATGAAGACAGAAAAGAAACCATTCAGAGGGCTTTGGACAAAGGAATTACAAAGTTTTATCTTCCTGCCATCGATTCTGAATCCCATGAAAAAATGCTCCGGCTGGAAGCAGAATATCCCGGGCAGATTATTTCCATGATGGGGCTTCATCCATGCTATGTAAAGCCTGAATACTGGGAAAAAGAACTTGAAATTGTTAGAAATTATCTGGATCAAAGACATTTTCCGGCGATCGGAGAAATAGGAATTGATCTTTACTGGGATAAAGCAACATTGGATATTCAGATAAAAGCCTTTGAGCAGCAAATTGACTGGGCTATAGAAATGGATCTTCCGATCGTCATTCACACCAGAGAAAGCTTTGATGAAACATTTGAAGTTCTGGAAAGAAAAAAGCACCCGAAACTTCGTGGAATTTTTCACTGTTTTTCAGGAAACCTCGAGCAGGCAAAACACGCCATTGATCTTAATTTTATACTGGGAATCGGTGGAGTAGTGACCTTCAAAAATGGAAAGATCGATCAGTTTTTAAATGAAATTCCTTTAGAGAAAATTGTTCTGGAAACAGACTCTCCTTATCTGGCTCCGGTTCCGCACAGAGGAAAGAGAAATGAGAGCTCTTATCTGGATCTGGTAGCAGGAAAGCTGGTAGATATCTATGGAGTTGACTTTTCAGAAATAG
This region of Chryseobacterium vaccae genomic DNA includes:
- a CDS encoding inorganic phosphate transporter → MEFPILLIVIIALALIFDYINGFHDAANSIATIVSTKVLTPFQAVLWAALWNFAAFFIAAYIIGEFKIGNTIAKTVNENFINLEVIFSGLVAAIAWNLLTWWFGIPSSSSHTLIGGFLGAALMHAFMMDYHDVAAAQPDLGLWGTIKEAFSQVTHQSVVKFDKVIPIFLFIFMAPIIGMIISIIITLIIVHLYKRSNPHKADQSFKRLQLASSALFSLGHGLNDAQKVMGIIGAALIFYHVEMLHDPVYLNIPSAGRFDYFAEHYLWVPLVSFLAIGLGTMSGGWKIIKTMGTKITKVTSLEGVSAETAGAITLFITDHFGIPVSTTHTITGSIIGVGLTKRISAVRWGITVSLLWAWVLTIPISAIVAGITYLLVTFLS
- a CDS encoding DUF4269 domain-containing protein — translated: MIDFTGIEYLKDGNERQQRAYEVLTKYQVFPKLKPYSPVLAGTVPIGIDIESSDLDIICEVDLRFEEDFLDDIMFSRLIPPDAEVKVENILINGEKSIVLNFMLEEFPIEIFGQNKPSLAQNAYRHMMAEYRILRDKGEEFKQKIIELKKQGIKTEPAFGMLLGLENPYKDLLKF
- a CDS encoding diphosphomevalonate/mevalonate 3,5-bisphosphate decarboxylase family protein, whose protein sequence is MTTQEFLGKQDFTIHTQTVSESCPSNIALIKYWGKYENQIPANPSISYTLNHCKTNTSMEFQAGEPFSVQTFLAGNEELKFAEKIEKYFRNIEQYLPWILKGKYIIRTENTFPHSSGIASSASGFGAIAKCLMKLDETFSGAFSEEESLKKASFLARLGSGSACRSLYNGLVVWGTSDEVNGSSDLFAVKYPDSDIHDTFKNFNDWVLLIHEGQKSVSSTVGHGLMKTNPYAERRFQEARENFVPMKEILKSGNMEQFIKLVEHEALTLHAMMMMSDPAFILMKTGTLEVINKIWDFRRETGLHLFFTLDAGANVHLLFPNDGSEEKIKIFIEEELLQHTQKNGVVKDIMKF
- a CDS encoding polyprenyl synthetase family protein — protein: MEFLDRYQQIVADAINKYTFKDKPAELYDPMNYIISHGGKRLRPIMVLMACDLFGGDLKQAVKPALAIEFFHNFTLIHDDIMDEAPLRRNKPTIHTLHGINVGILSGDGLMLKAYKFFEDLEPEIFKACIRIFTHTGLLLCEGQQYDINFETQENVTFDDYIRMITYKTGVLSASSFEIGALIARANFKDAKAIFNFGKHIGIAFQIMDDYLDVFGDQAQFGKKHAGDIYENKKTVLYLLAREHATEEERKELDYWYGKKTDNIDKVYGVEKIFRRTKVDEKALRLIEKHNEIGQSYLEKINIPEEKKKPFIELANYLLRRES
- a CDS encoding TatD family hydrolase, which codes for MIDTHTHLYAGEFDEDRKETIQRALDKGITKFYLPAIDSESHEKMLRLEAEYPGQIISMMGLHPCYVKPEYWEKELEIVRNYLDQRHFPAIGEIGIDLYWDKATLDIQIKAFEQQIDWAIEMDLPIVIHTRESFDETFEVLERKKHPKLRGIFHCFSGNLEQAKHAIDLNFILGIGGVVTFKNGKIDQFLNEIPLEKIVLETDSPYLAPVPHRGKRNESSYLDLVAGKLVDIYGVDFSEIDRITTENALKIFQ
- a CDS encoding GSCFA domain-containing protein, producing the protein MKFRTEVSIPGSEKKIGIEDKIFSIGSCFASEMSELLQQGQLQTLNNPFGTIFNPFSIYKEVRVLHESAFYEEEDLITYNEEYISLDHHTSFDTRYIHQTLEKINGAIETGNAFLQEADWIIVTYGTSFIYEFIPKKQLVANCHKIPQKFFEKRLLSHQELTHAIYNTILDLKDICKEGVQILFSVSPVRHTKDGMVENQLSKSKLITAIHESISMFEDCHYLPVYEILMDDLRDYRFYKEDMIHPSSQAVNYIFEKFGDSYFSEETRDFIKENFKIMKALEHKTTDTKDPKFIEFREKLDQRINNQRNKVKHNIF
- a CDS encoding DUF2461 domain-containing protein: MSVSISPQTFDFLNKLTKNNNREWFNENKNLYTESQGNVVDFLDELIKEMSGFDEELGKIDAKKSLFRIYRDTRFSKDKAPYKTNFGASLGMGKGSQKGGYYLHLEPGKSFLAGGIYMPESSVLKEVRKEISLYGEDFLKILHNKEFKKHFPELDQDDKLKKVPQGFEKEDPMAEYLKLKNYIVVYSLKDEDVLNKSAVKNLAKIFKVMKPFNDFLNAPFL
- a CDS encoding DUF47 domain-containing protein, producing the protein MGIGNIFHAFQPKDKIFFVLFEKVTENLVAMSEDFNNGIKDFDLNDDTMLKKMSDYEHKNDELTHEIFVELGKNFITPFDREDIHTLATGLDDIADYIYASTKYIFLYKSPEMKAYSDFSLLIHKACLEIQNAMKNLKGFKNMDQVKEACIKVNSIENIADDLLSNSMVELFETNDAINIIKVSSVLNYLEVVTDKAEDVANTIENIMIKYA
- a CDS encoding AMP-dependent synthetase/ligase, whose translation is MNLAEAIILKNVEKHPVKSAIGFKKKEENWKELSWKKLGEIVFKTANALKNAGIQENDRVAIYSDNSSEWMIFDLASMAIGAVTVPVYSTNNAEQAEYIINDSGAKAVLTGNQAQYDACLELLQKENNSLETIIVSKKAVWIKKEFNSFYLEDFIAKTSPKLEICKKEYDDTATLIYTSGTTGTPKGVMLTHGNFIKAFDSHFEFFKFKNFEEELSLAFLPLSHVFERSWSLLCLYGGARVYFLEDPKNIAKALEEVKPTMMCAVPRFFQKVYAGVLEKAEEGASMKKKIFDWALKTGWQTAELRRNEKPIPFGLKLKESVADALVFSKIKEKMGGRLWFLPCGGASLSPEVTKFFESVGIHVTVGYGLTETTATLTLFPLTHFEHATSGKPLPGVEIRIGESDEIQAKGNGIMKGYYNKPEETQKVFTEDGWFKTGDAGKFDEKGNLIITDRIKDLMKTSNGKYIAPQQIENLLTNNNFIQQIMLVAEGRQFVSALIVPNFEFLQDYMKKNNIPFSSWEEAVKNDKINSLYKEKLKELQSHLADFEKVKKFTLMPAEFDINTGEITPTLKVKRNVVLKKYADIIEKMY
- a CDS encoding DEAD/DEAH box helicase, whose amino-acid sequence is MNLFTETNLSPDILKAIGELGYESPTEIQKQTIPFILSDIRDLIALAQTGTGKTAAFSLPILDMIDDTSRKIQLLVLCPTRELCLQISKDIKNYSKYMKDIKTTAVYGGSSIMDQIRSLKDKPQIIVGTPGRVIDLINRKALDFSAIHWLVLDEADEMLSMGFKDELETILSETPETKQTFLFSATMNKEVERISKNYLTNPHRISVGSINEVKKNIKHEYYVVGYRQKKEALKRLIDANPNQYSILFCRTRMETQEVADFLMQNGYAADALHGDLSQAQRDTVMKKFRLKNIDILVATDVAARGLDVNSLTHVIHYSLPDDPEVFVHRSGRTGRAGKDGVSMALIKPEESRKLKQIKSATKIEIVEKTIPTGNDIIKAQVGGVFEKLFTEHEEDIFEFDDSLIPDLSAFSKEELVHKLLQFQLKDLALYYKDKHDLVEQKLSSRDDDYSRRDRGRDRDRDRGRDRDRGSRDSRDRGGKPRRKDENMVRFFFNLGKKDHLKKLDVLDIINKATAGKSKKRAEIGDIEILEKFSFFEVEKSFKDNVMSNIPSMKFKGKEMRAEVAN